TAAACCATATAATAAATGTAATCACAGCAATACTCATAACTACAGGTACGAAAATACCTGCAATTTTGTCAACCAATTTTTGTACAGGAGCTTTACTACCTTGTGCATCTTGTACCATTTTAATAATTTGAGCCAACATGGTTTCTTTTCCAACCTTAAGAGCTTTGAATTGAAAACTTCCTTTTTGATTGATGGTTCCTGCAAACACTTTTTCATTTTCTTCTTTTAGCACAGGCACAGGTTCGCCACTTAACATGCTTTCATCTACATAAGAGCTTCCTGTAATAACAATACCGTCTACCGCAATTTTTTCTCCTGGTTTGACAAGAATAGTATCATTTACGTTCACTTCTTCAATAGGGGTTTGTTTTTCCATTCCGTCAGGTTGTATCACAACCACAGTTTTAGGTTGTAAGCCCATCAATTTCTTAATGGCAGATGAGGTGTTTCCTTTGGCTTTTTCTTCCAATAGCTTTCCTAACAGAATAAATGCGATGATAACCGAAGCAGCCTCAAAATATACATGTGCTTCTAATCCTCTAGATTCCCAAAACTTAGGAAACAACATGTTAAATACACTAAATATATACGCTATACCTGTACTTAAAGCGACCAAAGTGTCCATGTTTGCAGAACGATGTTTGGCTTGTTTCCATGCATTGATAAAAAAGTCTTTACCAAACCATAATAACACAGGGGTAGAGAAGGCCCACATAATAGGGTTGGCGTAAGGCATGTTCATAAAAAACATACCAATAACAACTACAGGCAGCGAAAGTAGTACCGACCACATGGTATTGGTTTTTAGTTGCTTGAACTTCTTTTCATGAATAGCTTCGAGGGTTTCTTGTTGTTTGGTTTCGTCTTCAATTAGCAAATCATAACCCGCACCTTGTACTGCTTTTTGCAGTTTTGTAGCATTGGTTATGTTTGGAAGATATTCTACCGTTAAATTTCCACTAGCAAAATTTACCGAAGCATTTACTACACCTGGTTCGTAGCTAACAATACTTTCAGCACTTCCTGCACAAGAGGCGCAAGTCATACCTAATACTGGAAATACTTTTTTAACAGTGGTTACACCGTAGCCCAAATCTTTTATAGCGGTAACGGCGTTTGCAAGAACTTCTTCGTTAGTAACCGTAATAGCAGCTCTTTGGTTGTTTAGTTCTACTTTGTGGGTTTCAATTCCCTCAACATGTGCTAATCCTTTTTCAACGATTAAAGCACAGTGTTCACTTTCCACACCTTCTAGAGGTAGGTAAATGATATCTTTATTGTTATTTGTTGCCATTTTTTTACTGTATTAATTGTACAGTACAAAGTTGGCATTAAGTTAGAGGAAATTTATTGTGGAATTTTGGAATTGATTTATAAGATTTACACCTCGTCTAATGGTTTTCTTCTGTCTTTACGGATTTTTTTAAAGTGACTTGGCGTTAATCCTGTAACTTTTTTAAACTGATTGCTTAAATATGCTACGCTTGAATAGTGTAAACGAAAGGCAATTTCACTTAAGGATAATTCATCGTAAACGAGTAACTCTTTTACCTTTTCTATTTTTTGAGCAATAAAATACTTTTCAATAGTAGTACCTTCTACTTCAGAAAAAAGATTGGATAAGTAATTATAATCGTGATGTAGTTCGTTGCTTAATAGTTCAGATAGATTGATTTTTGTTTCACTGTCTTGATGGTGTACCAAATTGATGATTAAGTTTTTTATCTTTTCAATAATGCGACTTTTTTTATCATCAATAATCTCGAAGCCTAAATCAAGTAAAATCTTGTCCAGACTTTCTTTTTCATCTGAAGTAAGTTCTTTTTCTAGTATAACCTCACCTAATTTAATGTTTTTTACGCGAATACCTAATTTATCTAATTCATTTTGAATGACTAGGATACAGCGATTGCAAACCATATTTTTAATAGTGAGCGTCATAGTATTTTTATTATAGTTTGTTAGGTTTACAAAGATAGGAATAAGTGCTTGCTATAAATCAAAAACGGTTTCAATTTCTGCAATTCTATACCCTTGTGATTTTACAAACTCACTTTCTTCACTAGTTGGGTTTATAACAGGGTTTGTATGGTTGAAGTGAATAAAGATAATTTTGTTCTTTTCTTGTTTACTTAAATCTTTAAATTTTTCTAAGCTTTCAATAATAAAAGGATGTGGTATTTGGCTAATATCTCTACTGTTTATTTCTTTTCCACTATAAAAAGTAGCATCTAAAAAAGCATAGTCTACTTTTTTAATTTCATCAATAATGTTTTTGTCCCATTTTTCCCATTTGTCAATATCAGGAATAAACAAAGCACTTTTATTAGGACCAGTTATGCGATAGCCCACGGTTTCTGAATATTCGTCTCTATGAGGAACCATAAGTGGAGTAACCTTAATGTTTTTGGTTAGTTCAATTGTTTTTTCATTTTTTATTGGATAGAGCGCTATGTTTTTTCGTGTGATTAATTGATTCCAAGGTCCATTTTCAGATAAGAACTCTTTCATTCTAGGCATTGTATATACAGGTGTATTGTCAGCATCCATAGCTTCTTTACCTAAATACATTAAACCAGTGTAGTGTCCTATATGAGCATGTGTTAAAAAGATTCCATCTGCAATTTCTTTGTCACTACCATCTTCTAGTTTGGTAAGTGTTTTCATTTGTGTTGCAATATCAGGAGTTGCTTCAAACAAATAAGTTTTATGGTGTTGCTTGTCAATTACTCCTAATGAGGTTACCTGTCTTTTTTTATCAGGATTCTTAAAAAGGTTAGCACAACACTCTTTTTTACATGCAATTTGTGGAGAGCCTGCATCTTGAATAGTTCCTAAAATAACAATAGCGGTATTGCTCTTACTTTGTTTTGTAGGGGTGTTTGTTTTTGATGTTTTCTTTGAAGATGTATTACCAGTACATGAAAGGATAAGGAGAGCAATGAAAAGAATACAGTATTTATT
The nucleotide sequence above comes from Tenacibaculum singaporense. Encoded proteins:
- a CDS encoding MBL fold metallo-hydrolase, giving the protein MNKYCILFIALLILSCTGNTSSKKTSKTNTPTKQSKSNTAIVILGTIQDAGSPQIACKKECCANLFKNPDKKRQVTSLGVIDKQHHKTYLFEATPDIATQMKTLTKLEDGSDKEIADGIFLTHAHIGHYTGLMYLGKEAMDADNTPVYTMPRMKEFLSENGPWNQLITRKNIALYPIKNEKTIELTKNIKVTPLMVPHRDEYSETVGYRITGPNKSALFIPDIDKWEKWDKNIIDEIKKVDYAFLDATFYSGKEINSRDISQIPHPFIIESLEKFKDLSKQEKNKIIFIHFNHTNPVINPTSEESEFVKSQGYRIAEIETVFDL
- a CDS encoding helix-turn-helix domain-containing protein, which translates into the protein MTLTIKNMVCNRCILVIQNELDKLGIRVKNIKLGEVILEKELTSDEKESLDKILLDLGFEIIDDKKSRIIEKIKNLIINLVHHQDSETKINLSELLSNELHHDYNYLSNLFSEVEGTTIEKYFIAQKIEKVKELLVYDELSLSEIAFRLHYSSVAYLSNQFKKVTGLTPSHFKKIRKDRRKPLDEV
- a CDS encoding heavy metal translocating P-type ATPase, producing MATNNNKDIIYLPLEGVESEHCALIVEKGLAHVEGIETHKVELNNQRAAITVTNEEVLANAVTAIKDLGYGVTTVKKVFPVLGMTCASCAGSAESIVSYEPGVVNASVNFASGNLTVEYLPNITNATKLQKAVQGAGYDLLIEDETKQQETLEAIHEKKFKQLKTNTMWSVLLSLPVVVIGMFFMNMPYANPIMWAFSTPVLLWFGKDFFINAWKQAKHRSANMDTLVALSTGIAYIFSVFNMLFPKFWESRGLEAHVYFEAASVIIAFILLGKLLEEKAKGNTSSAIKKLMGLQPKTVVVIQPDGMEKQTPIEEVNVNDTILVKPGEKIAVDGIVITGSSYVDESMLSGEPVPVLKEENEKVFAGTINQKGSFQFKALKVGKETMLAQIIKMVQDAQGSKAPVQKLVDKIAGIFVPVVMSIAVITFIIWFILGGDNGVVQGLLAAITVLVIACPCALGLATPTAIMVGVGKGAEKGILIKDAESLESAKKVNAIILDKTGTITEGKPEVTGISWLQNNNTAKNILLSIEKKSEHPLAEAVVKFLGDTATTPLTNFDSITGKGAKADYDGKTFFVGNKKLLVENKVTIAEELLKQADGWSKQAKTVIWFANSKEALSVLAISDKIKETSVQAIKELQAMNIELYMLTGDNEATAKSIAEETGIQHYKAEVLPQHKADFVKELQQQGKTVAMVGDGINDSTALATADVSIAMGKGSDIAMDVAKMTIISSDLSKIPQAIKLSKQTVATIKQNLFWAFIYNLIGIPIAAGILYPINGFLLNPMIAGAAMAMSSVSVVTNSLRLKWKK